The Bacteroidetes bacterium SB0662_bin_6 genome includes a region encoding these proteins:
- a CDS encoding Gfo/Idh/MocA family oxidoreductase, producing MPDKINVAVVGLGFGAEFIPIYQRHPDAELWAICKRDEKGLNEIGDQFGVARRYTDLKALLAEPEVDAIHINTPIAAHAPMSLAALEAGKHTACTVPMATTVDECLRIAEARRRSGKVYMMMETAIYTREFLYARELLESGRLGKIQFLRGSHQQNMGLPGWPAYWYGFPPMHYATHAVSPLLLLAGARAESVVCFGSGRIQDDYIEPYGSPFAVESALVSMVDSDLCCEVTRSLFNTIRQYRESFDVYGTESSFEWEQTIGDGPVVYSGYEDAERVEVPDYAHLLPDEIAPFTTGGVYDDEHEHTSFIQGGGHGGSHPHMVHEFLRAILEDRESVSDAAPAANWTMTGICAHESAMQGGRRIDIPEVS from the coding sequence ATGCCGGACAAGATCAACGTTGCAGTTGTCGGACTGGGTTTCGGCGCGGAGTTCATCCCGATATATCAACGCCATCCGGATGCCGAGCTGTGGGCGATCTGCAAGCGGGACGAAAAGGGTCTGAACGAAATCGGAGATCAATTCGGCGTAGCGCGCCGCTATACGGACCTGAAAGCGCTTCTTGCGGAGCCTGAGGTCGACGCCATTCACATCAACACCCCGATTGCGGCCCATGCTCCCATGTCCCTGGCCGCCCTGGAAGCAGGCAAGCATACGGCCTGCACCGTGCCTATGGCGACGACCGTGGACGAATGCCTCCGGATCGCGGAGGCCCGTCGCCGGAGCGGCAAAGTGTATATGATGATGGAAACGGCCATCTACACCCGGGAATTCCTGTATGCCCGGGAACTTCTCGAATCCGGACGTCTCGGGAAAATACAGTTTCTGCGCGGCTCGCATCAGCAGAACATGGGCTTGCCCGGATGGCCCGCGTACTGGTACGGCTTTCCTCCCATGCACTATGCTACGCATGCGGTCAGTCCGCTGTTGTTGCTTGCCGGGGCGCGCGCCGAGTCTGTCGTGTGTTTCGGCTCCGGGCGCATCCAGGACGATTACATCGAGCCCTACGGTTCCCCGTTTGCCGTCGAGTCCGCGCTGGTGTCGATGGTGGATTCGGACCTGTGCTGCGAGGTGACCCGGTCCCTCTTCAACACCATTCGGCAGTACCGGGAGAGCTTCGACGTGTACGGCACGGAAAGCTCGTTCGAGTGGGAGCAGACGATCGGCGACGGACCGGTCGTATACTCCGGTTACGAAGATGCCGAGCGCGTCGAGGTCCCCGACTACGCCCATCTGCTTCCTGACGAGATTGCGCCCTTTACCACCGGCGGCGTCTACGACGACGAGCACGAGCACACCTCGTTCATTCAGGGCGGCGGGCACGGCGGATCGCACCCCCATATGGTCCACGAATTTCTTCGGGCGATTCTGGAAGACCGCGAGTCGGTCTCCGATGCGGCCCCTGCAGCCAACTGGACGATGACGGGCATTTGCGCCCACGAATCGGCGATGCAGGGTGGGCGGCGCATCGACATCCCCGAGGTTTCCTGA
- a CDS encoding MFS transporter: MVNKNRLFVGSIIALVATSFGFVIRAGLLGTWGDEFNLSQEQVGWIAGAGLLGFPITIILFSLIIDKIGYHTSIRIACAGHLLSAVVTICAGHIGDPFWVLYIGTFILALANGIVEAVINPAVATLYPESKTHHLNILHAGWPGGLVLGGILLIAVGDIGWRWQVAFVILPTLVYGWMLVRETWPVQERVAAGVGYGGMLRAMYHPLFIILLIIMVPLAITELGTDSWITALMESVLSNTPVHPLWVLVYTSAIMFVLRFFAGPIVHRINPLGLLACSAAIACVGLVLLSEAGSAMLAVFLAATCYGLGKTFFWPTTLGVVSERFPHGGAMTINTIAGVGMLAAGLLGNPVLGSIQDQFIDNELHATAPELVDQVLQPEGSGLLDARTLNDDAVALLSQEDQDRVLAVQSASSQSALRTVAWLPAFMFVCYVLLILYFRSKGGYKAIELKAEEETGGVEGPAEF; encoded by the coding sequence ATGGTCAATAAAAACCGTCTTTTTGTAGGAAGCATTATAGCGCTGGTCGCTACGTCTTTCGGCTTCGTTATTCGAGCCGGCCTTCTTGGTACATGGGGCGATGAGTTCAATCTGAGCCAGGAACAGGTAGGATGGATTGCCGGGGCAGGCTTGCTGGGTTTCCCTATTACGATCATTCTGTTCAGTCTGATCATTGACAAGATCGGATATCATACCTCCATCCGCATCGCGTGCGCGGGGCACCTTCTCTCCGCGGTCGTGACGATATGCGCCGGGCATATAGGCGACCCGTTCTGGGTGCTCTACATCGGCACCTTCATCCTGGCGCTGGCGAACGGTATCGTGGAAGCCGTCATCAATCCGGCGGTGGCTACCTTGTATCCCGAGTCCAAGACGCACCACCTGAACATTCTGCATGCGGGGTGGCCGGGCGGTCTTGTGCTGGGCGGCATCCTGCTTATTGCGGTCGGCGATATCGGCTGGCGCTGGCAGGTGGCGTTCGTGATTCTGCCTACGCTGGTCTACGGCTGGATGCTGGTTCGGGAGACCTGGCCGGTGCAGGAACGCGTGGCCGCAGGCGTCGGGTACGGGGGCATGCTCAGGGCCATGTACCATCCCCTGTTTATCATCTTACTCATCATCATGGTCCCCCTGGCCATTACCGAATTGGGTACGGACAGCTGGATTACGGCGCTGATGGAAAGCGTACTGAGCAACACCCCGGTGCATCCGCTGTGGGTCCTGGTGTATACGTCGGCCATCATGTTCGTTCTGCGGTTTTTCGCCGGGCCGATCGTTCACCGGATCAATCCGCTGGGCCTCCTCGCGTGCAGCGCCGCGATCGCCTGCGTAGGGCTCGTCCTGCTTTCGGAGGCGGGGTCGGCAATGCTTGCGGTATTTCTTGCCGCTACCTGCTATGGCCTCGGCAAGACCTTCTTCTGGCCGACGACGCTGGGCGTGGTTTCCGAGCGATTTCCGCATGGCGGCGCCATGACGATTAACACGATCGCCGGCGTCGGTATGCTTGCGGCGGGGTTGCTGGGGAATCCGGTGCTCGGTTCTATCCAGGACCAGTTTATAGATAACGAACTCCATGCTACGGCGCCCGAACTGGTCGACCAGGTGCTTCAACCGGAAGGTTCCGGTCTGCTGGACGCGCGCACCCTCAACGACGATGCAGTGGCGCTGCTTTCGCAGGAAGATCAGGATCGCGTCCTTGCCGTGCAGTCGGCTTCGAGCCAGTCCGCACTGCGGACCGTGGCTTGGCTTCCGGCCTTCATGTTCGTGTGCTACGTACTCCTGATCCTGTACTTCCGGTCGAAGGGCGGGTACAAGGCCATCGAACTGAAGGCGGAGGAGGAGACCGGCGGGGTCGAGGGCCCGGCTGAATTTTAG
- a CDS encoding DUF1080 domain-containing protein — MKSTRYALSLCMILLLALCAVPRTAHAQMEAPEGYTSIFNGENFDGWVIPEGDGGHWKVIDGVIDYDAESEAEGDKSLWTEKDYCDYTLKIDWRLTTVAPYTNPRVPIILADGTHKRDQDGNFMVMSVPDSDSGILPRGHGKAQHNIWNWPYGSGEVYGYRMDRNQPPEVRRAALPLVNADKAIGEWNASKIVVRGKFMTIWINGQLVIDRIHLNEIPDCGPIGLQHHGHKNDAGEWVSPPSLVQFRNIYVKEH; from the coding sequence ATGAAATCGACACGCTATGCACTTTCGCTCTGCATGATTCTGTTGCTCGCGCTGTGCGCCGTGCCCCGGACGGCCCATGCCCAGATGGAGGCTCCCGAGGGCTACACCTCCATATTCAACGGGGAAAATTTCGACGGCTGGGTCATTCCCGAAGGCGACGGCGGCCACTGGAAGGTGATCGACGGGGTGATCGACTATGACGCGGAAAGCGAGGCCGAAGGAGACAAGAGTCTCTGGACCGAAAAGGATTATTGCGATTACACGCTCAAGATCGACTGGCGCCTCACCACCGTAGCGCCGTACACGAATCCCCGGGTGCCGATCATCCTTGCCGACGGCACGCACAAGAGGGATCAGGACGGCAACTTCATGGTGATGTCCGTGCCCGATTCCGATTCGGGCATTCTCCCGCGGGGCCACGGCAAGGCCCAGCACAACATCTGGAACTGGCCGTACGGATCCGGGGAAGTCTATGGCTACCGCATGGATCGGAACCAGCCGCCGGAAGTGCGCCGGGCCGCCTTGCCGCTCGTCAATGCGGACAAGGCGATCGGGGAATGGAACGCTTCGAAGATCGTCGTTCGGGGCAAGTTCATGACCATATGGATCAATGGCCAACTCGTCATCGACCGCATTCACCTGAACGAAATTCCCGATTGCGGCCCCATCGGGTTGCAGCACCATGGCCACAAGAACGACGCCGGGGAGTGGGTCAGCCCGCCCTCACTGGTGCAGTTCCGTAATATCTACGTGAAGGAGCATTAG
- a CDS encoding T9SS type A sorting domain-containing protein, with protein sequence MNAVNLLGPVQKLTLRSPGEWFLRTAFPAQIPLFLLAFGTASAQDAAPVVNEFMASNSATLYDEDEETSDWIELYNPTGQAIDLGGWALTDNEEQPDKWVFSAKTLDAGEYFVVFASGKDRQPEAGVWNSVVRRGDLFRYFPGTEQPPASWNEPGFDASEWDEGMSALGYERSDGGADIQTEVDIENLLSLYARIEFTVDNPDNVLQAVLHMDYDDGFVAYLNGQEIARSFMNAGVPSFDTPASGLHEAMIYQGGEPEPFGISNPQDLLRAGANVLAVEVHNANATSSDLTLIPFLSLQTETRPAAYRGPAPEITFASRTEFHTNFRLARGGEYLALIDPDGQPVSEFTPEYPEQRPDVSYGLIDGGYTWFDLPTPGGPNVPGMSDVLAPPTFSTSGAILDEPFSLYLFPETPGSIVRYTLDNSDPSEGNGTPYTEPLYIDETTVVRAAAFMEGVAPSASVTRTYIFPADVIRQTPGNMRAKGWPSFWGGNDVDMGMDPNVVEGQENDVMAALTAAPSFSIVLPFDSLFHGARGIYSNALNYGRDWERPASLELIYPPDFPPETGPRARHGGRDGFAVNAGVRIRGGWSRNDENPKHAFRLYFRGEYGPSTLSYALFGDEGVDEFDKFDLRTSQNYSWSFNGSSANTMVREVFSRDTQRDMGVPYTRSRYYHLYLNGQYWGLFQTQERSDHWHGASYLGGNPDDYDVVKSAGLDGGYTVEVTAGVFDDWRFLYDEANRLAALPAEEERDALYMKLQGLNPDGSRNADYPVLLDADNLIQYMLVIFWTGNTDSPITPFNGTNNFFGVRDRTGERGFVWFAHDSEHSLFSTSQFGDGHNRTGPFPAGDQFQFSNPQWLHQQLMGSNEYRLRFADLAQRHLSGNGALTGPEALARWTSRADEVSTIILAESARWGDSKREPAFTPADWLREVTSVENGFLTRRTPIILEQLKRTRRYESGRSRNALVEAPLYPAVDAPVFSHPEGESSDSFTLTVQSPSGGTVFYTMDGADPRMPGGNVSGSAMAYDGAGIALSGYNRVMARVRSDDGAWSAMEEAEYFAGIASPGSSRLVISEIHYNPTEPTDAEIAAGFDNNDDFEFIELHNPSNAPVALGGLAFTDGIAFAFGEETLAPGARIVVAASENAFRMRYGPGAKVAGSYASGRLSNGGEALTLSNAAGERLLHIQYNDGDAWPARADGGGSSLTLDPAAADNIDRAGAWRASIEYGGSPGASGRASFRDVIVNELLAHSDPPEVDAIELHNPTSRPIDIGGWLLSDGAPLDKYRIPDGTTIEAGGYVVFDENDFNAPGAENGFALSSAYGDEVRLVAADANGNPALFADEVAFGATRTGETIGLPPGDIHAFVPLQEPTLGGPNSAPRPAQVVFREIMYHPPGNNPNLEYVALYNAGNGTENLTGWTLRKGVDFTFPDGLQLAAGDSLFVTAFDPALETENEATLRLAYGWDDGRRLIGGWEGRLANEGETIELNRPDDPPADDPSFVPEVLEERVTWTDTAPWPESADGGGAALYRTRAAGLGSDPAHWGTVMRMLTVHPIERPPDPPELYGRAFDLSAAYPNPTQGMARTHLTVGRTQHVRATLYDMLGREVRSILNGTVASETIETLVVDGAALASGVYLLRIVAEDFSAMRTFTVVR encoded by the coding sequence ATGAACGCGGTCAATTTGTTAGGTCCTGTACAAAAATTGACATTGCGGTCTCCGGGCGAATGGTTCTTACGAACGGCATTCCCGGCACAGATCCCGCTGTTCCTGCTCGCTTTCGGAACCGCTTCCGCACAGGACGCAGCGCCGGTCGTGAACGAATTCATGGCGTCGAACTCGGCGACGCTGTACGACGAGGACGAGGAGACCTCGGACTGGATCGAACTGTATAACCCGACCGGACAGGCGATCGATCTCGGCGGATGGGCGCTCACCGACAACGAGGAGCAACCCGACAAGTGGGTGTTTTCGGCGAAAACGCTCGACGCCGGCGAATACTTCGTCGTGTTCGCTTCCGGAAAGGACCGGCAACCGGAAGCAGGCGTGTGGAACAGCGTGGTGCGGCGCGGCGACCTGTTCCGCTATTTTCCGGGCACGGAGCAGCCCCCCGCCAGCTGGAACGAGCCGGGGTTCGACGCAAGCGAGTGGGACGAGGGAATGAGCGCGCTCGGATACGAACGGAGTGACGGGGGCGCGGACATTCAGACAGAGGTGGACATCGAAAATCTGCTCTCCCTGTACGCACGCATCGAATTCACGGTGGACAACCCCGACAATGTACTTCAGGCCGTGTTGCACATGGACTACGACGACGGGTTCGTGGCGTACCTGAACGGCCAGGAAATCGCCCGCAGCTTCATGAATGCGGGCGTTCCTTCCTTCGATACCCCGGCTTCGGGCCTGCACGAGGCCATGATCTACCAGGGCGGTGAGCCAGAACCGTTCGGCATATCGAATCCGCAGGACCTGCTCAGGGCAGGCGCAAACGTGCTGGCCGTCGAGGTACACAATGCCAACGCCACCTCTTCGGACCTTACGCTCATCCCCTTCCTTTCCCTGCAAACGGAAACGCGACCGGCGGCGTACCGGGGACCGGCCCCGGAAATCACGTTCGCTTCCCGGACCGAGTTTCACACCAACTTCCGCCTTGCCCGCGGCGGCGAATACCTTGCGCTCATCGACCCGGACGGACAACCCGTATCCGAGTTTACGCCGGAATATCCGGAGCAACGTCCCGACGTTTCCTACGGGCTGATCGACGGGGGCTATACCTGGTTCGACCTGCCCACGCCGGGCGGACCCAACGTACCGGGCATGAGCGATGTCCTCGCGCCGCCCACGTTCAGCACGTCGGGCGCTATTCTCGACGAACCGTTCTCGCTGTACCTGTTTCCCGAAACGCCCGGCAGCATCGTCCGCTATACGCTGGACAATTCGGACCCCTCGGAAGGAAACGGGACGCCCTATACCGAACCGCTCTACATAGACGAAACGACCGTGGTGCGCGCCGCCGCCTTCATGGAGGGCGTGGCGCCCTCGGCCAGCGTGACGCGCACGTATATCTTCCCGGCGGACGTGATCCGGCAAACGCCGGGCAACATGCGGGCAAAAGGCTGGCCTTCGTTCTGGGGCGGCAACGATGTGGATATGGGCATGGACCCGAATGTCGTCGAAGGACAGGAAAACGACGTGATGGCGGCGCTGACGGCCGCTCCCTCCTTCTCCATCGTCCTCCCGTTCGATTCCCTCTTTCACGGCGCACGGGGGATATACTCGAACGCGCTCAACTATGGACGGGACTGGGAGCGCCCCGCCTCCCTCGAACTCATCTATCCTCCGGACTTCCCGCCGGAAACCGGTCCCCGCGCCCGGCACGGCGGGCGGGACGGATTCGCGGTCAATGCAGGCGTGCGCATCCGCGGAGGATGGAGCCGCAACGACGAGAACCCCAAGCATGCCTTTCGCCTGTATTTCCGGGGCGAATACGGGCCGAGCACCCTTTCCTACGCGCTCTTCGGCGACGAGGGCGTGGACGAATTCGACAAGTTCGACCTGCGCACTTCCCAGAATTATTCCTGGTCGTTCAACGGTTCTTCGGCCAACACGATGGTCCGGGAGGTGTTCTCCCGCGATACCCAGCGCGACATGGGGGTCCCCTACACCCGAAGCCGCTACTACCATTTGTATCTGAACGGCCAGTATTGGGGCCTCTTTCAAACCCAGGAACGATCCGATCACTGGCACGGCGCTTCGTATCTCGGCGGCAATCCGGACGACTACGATGTCGTCAAGTCCGCCGGGCTGGACGGCGGATACACGGTAGAGGTCACGGCAGGGGTCTTCGATGACTGGCGCTTTCTTTACGACGAAGCCAATCGGCTGGCCGCGCTGCCCGCAGAGGAGGAACGCGATGCGCTGTACATGAAACTGCAAGGGCTGAACCCGGACGGGTCGCGCAACGCTGATTATCCGGTGCTGCTGGATGCGGACAATCTGATCCAGTACATGCTCGTCATTTTCTGGACCGGAAACACGGATTCGCCGATTACGCCGTTCAATGGGACCAACAATTTCTTCGGCGTCCGGGATCGCACCGGCGAGCGGGGCTTCGTCTGGTTTGCGCACGATAGCGAGCATTCGCTCTTTTCAACTTCTCAGTTCGGAGACGGCCACAACCGGACCGGCCCCTTTCCCGCAGGAGACCAGTTCCAGTTCAGCAACCCGCAGTGGCTTCACCAGCAATTGATGGGGTCGAACGAATACCGGCTCCGGTTTGCGGACCTTGCGCAGCGCCACCTGTCCGGAAACGGAGCATTGACCGGGCCGGAGGCTCTGGCCCGGTGGACAAGCCGGGCCGACGAAGTGAGCACGATTATTCTTGCGGAATCGGCGCGGTGGGGAGACTCCAAACGGGAGCCGGCTTTCACGCCCGCCGACTGGCTCCGGGAAGTGACTTCCGTGGAGAACGGGTTCCTGACCAGGCGGACTCCCATTATCCTCGAACAACTCAAACGAACCCGCCGGTACGAATCCGGGAGGTCCCGCAACGCGCTGGTGGAGGCGCCTCTGTATCCGGCTGTGGATGCGCCCGTGTTCAGCCACCCGGAAGGCGAATCGTCCGACTCCTTTACGCTGACCGTGCAGTCGCCGTCGGGCGGAACCGTTTTCTATACGATGGACGGCGCCGATCCCCGCATGCCCGGCGGGAATGTTTCCGGGTCGGCCATGGCGTACGACGGCGCGGGAATCGCCCTCTCCGGGTACAATCGCGTCATGGCGCGTGTCCGCTCGGACGACGGCGCATGGTCGGCCATGGAAGAGGCAGAATACTTTGCAGGCATCGCCTCCCCCGGTTCTTCGCGACTCGTCATTTCGGAAATCCACTACAACCCGACGGAACCCACCGATGCGGAAATCGCGGCGGGATTCGACAACAACGACGATTTCGAATTCATCGAGTTGCACAACCCTTCCAATGCACCGGTTGCGCTGGGCGGACTGGCGTTTACCGACGGCATTGCGTTCGCCTTCGGGGAAGAGACGCTTGCGCCGGGCGCCCGGATCGTCGTGGCCGCCAGCGAGAACGCCTTCCGCATGCGGTACGGACCGGGAGCGAAGGTGGCCGGCAGTTACGCCTCGGGAAGGCTCAGCAACGGCGGCGAGGCGCTGACACTCAGCAACGCTGCCGGAGAACGCCTGCTCCACATTCAATACAATGACGGCGACGCCTGGCCGGCGAGGGCGGATGGCGGTGGCAGTTCGCTGACGCTGGATCCCGCCGCCGCGGACAATATCGACCGTGCCGGAGCATGGCGGGCAAGTATCGAATACGGCGGATCGCCGGGCGCATCGGGGCGCGCCTCCTTCCGCGACGTGATCGTCAATGAATTGCTTGCGCACAGCGATCCTCCCGAGGTGGACGCCATCGAACTGCACAACCCCACAAGCCGACCAATCGATATCGGCGGGTGGCTTTTGAGTGACGGCGCCCCCCTGGACAAATACCGCATTCCCGATGGCACGACCATTGAGGCCGGCGGATACGTCGTCTTCGACGAGAACGATTTCAATGCCCCCGGCGCGGAGAACGGCTTCGCCTTGAGCAGCGCATACGGGGATGAGGTGCGGTTGGTCGCCGCGGATGCGAACGGGAATCCCGCCCTGTTCGCCGACGAGGTCGCCTTCGGGGCCACGCGCACCGGGGAAACGATCGGCCTGCCGCCGGGTGATATCCATGCCTTTGTGCCCCTGCAGGAACCCACGCTGGGCGGTCCGAACAGCGCGCCGAGACCGGCGCAGGTCGTGTTTCGGGAGATTATGTATCACCCGCCGGGCAACAACCCGAATCTCGAATATGTCGCGCTCTACAATGCGGGCAACGGCACGGAAAACCTGACCGGGTGGACCTTGCGAAAAGGCGTGGACTTCACGTTTCCGGACGGACTCCAGCTCGCGGCGGGGGACAGCCTGTTCGTGACGGCTTTCGACCCGGCCCTCGAAACGGAAAATGAAGCCACGCTTCGGCTGGCGTACGGCTGGGACGACGGGCGGCGGCTGATCGGGGGCTGGGAAGGCCGCCTCGCGAACGAAGGAGAAACCATCGAACTGAACCGCCCGGACGATCCCCCGGCGGACGACCCGTCGTTCGTCCCGGAAGTACTCGAAGAGCGGGTCACCTGGACCGATACGGCCCCGTGGCCCGAAAGCGCAGACGGCGGAGGGGCGGCCCTGTACCGGACCCGCGCTGCCGGGCTCGGCAGCGACCCGGCGCATTGGGGTACGGTGATGCGGATGCTCACCGTACATCCGATCGAACGTCCGCCCGATCCTCCTGAGTTGTACGGCAGGGCGTTCGATCTGTCGGCGGCGTACCCCAACCCGACGCAGGGAATGGCCCGCACCCACCTGACAGTCGGCAGAACGCAACATGTCCGCGCCACGCTATACGACATGCTCGGACGCGAGGTGCGCAGCATCCTGAACGGCACGGTGGCCTCCGAAACGATCGAAACGCTCGTCGTGGACGGAGCCGCCCTGGCGAGCGGCGTCTATCTCCTGCGCATCGTGGCCGAAGATTTCTCCGCCATGCGGACGTTCACCGTGGTGCGGTAG
- a CDS encoding UPF0182 family protein, giving the protein MPRRLRILLYIIIPLIVLSLSSTAIFEWLWMRQVGYEGVFWTLKLAKLSLGILAFLIAGVFLIVNARMLARELRWATFAGTPLQDIELNLGEPKQYGRVKKVLTGVALFFALLFALTFYLGWDESLRFLWNEPFGQTDPIFGKDIGFYMFQLPFWEMIQTSFALLVFVTLLFLLGIYSTLRLMRFEGIRRGFHGRKNVRTHLKLNAALWLLLLAFGLFLDRYEILFSSQGIVFGAGFTDVKIVLPALWIALVTVALLAVFLVVSTRRAVSRRMMGAAVGVAVLAWVLGRMVLPGLVQQFLVEPNELELETPYLEHNIAMTRLAYNLHEVTEIEYEADDTLRIGDIQTNRDAVDNIRLWDPRLLIQTYKQLQEIRTYYEFFSVDNDRYEYGGDVKQVMVSAREISTELPGQANNWVNRRLQFTHGYGVALSPVTEMNSQGEPILVVKDLPPDYGYEELTVENPAIYYGEEETGGYYIVNTGIQELHYPSGDENVYNSYEGQGGLPIRTLFHRLLYAWELSDINILLSDYIHSGSRLQIWRSVQERIERITPFLELDRDPYLVLGSGRLYWVQDAYTTSRNFPYSQPFRNFNYIRNSVKIMVDAFEGTVDYYIVDDQDPVLQVYRSIFPNLFKAREDIPPELERHFRYPQDLFEIQLERFNRYHMTNPQVFYNNEDLWTRPFEKYGGQQLIMEPYYVLARLPAEPDDAAEGARGVLEFMLISPLTPENRDNMISWMAAKSDPEEYGRLVVYKLPKQRLIYGPAQIEARIDQDPEISQQLALWDQRGSRVIRGNLMVIPIENSFLYVEPVFLLAEGVDIPQLQRVIVAFGDDIAMEPTLDESLAEIFGEGAAPAAVAPEEVAPDSEGAVEAAPVVVSADDLERVRALWSQLREAFESGDWAQYGEVMEELDRAITE; this is encoded by the coding sequence ATGCCGCGACGTCTGCGCATTCTTCTTTATATCATCATTCCGCTCATCGTACTGAGCCTTTCTTCCACGGCCATTTTCGAATGGCTGTGGATGCGCCAGGTAGGGTACGAGGGCGTTTTCTGGACGCTCAAACTCGCGAAGTTGAGTCTCGGTATCCTGGCGTTTTTGATTGCCGGCGTTTTCCTGATCGTCAATGCGCGGATGCTGGCCCGGGAACTGCGTTGGGCGACCTTCGCCGGCACGCCGCTCCAGGACATCGAACTGAATCTCGGCGAGCCGAAACAATACGGTCGCGTGAAGAAGGTGCTGACCGGCGTGGCGTTGTTTTTTGCCCTGCTGTTCGCCCTCACCTTTTACCTCGGATGGGACGAATCGCTCCGGTTTTTGTGGAATGAGCCCTTTGGACAGACCGACCCCATTTTCGGCAAGGATATCGGTTTTTACATGTTCCAGCTCCCTTTCTGGGAGATGATACAAACGTCCTTTGCGCTGCTTGTTTTCGTTACGCTGCTTTTTCTGCTGGGCATCTACTCCACGCTGCGTCTCATGAGGTTCGAAGGCATACGCCGGGGATTCCATGGCCGGAAGAATGTCCGCACGCACCTCAAACTGAATGCCGCGCTCTGGTTGCTGTTGCTCGCGTTCGGTCTCTTTCTGGACCGCTACGAAATTCTCTTTTCCTCGCAGGGGATTGTCTTCGGAGCGGGATTCACCGATGTGAAGATCGTGCTGCCCGCGCTGTGGATTGCGCTGGTCACTGTGGCGTTGCTTGCCGTGTTCCTTGTCGTGAGCACAAGGCGGGCTGTCAGCCGCAGGATGATGGGAGCCGCGGTCGGCGTAGCCGTGCTTGCTTGGGTGCTGGGTCGCATGGTGCTTCCCGGTCTGGTGCAGCAGTTTCTTGTAGAACCGAACGAACTCGAACTGGAGACGCCGTACCTGGAGCACAACATCGCCATGACCCGGCTGGCCTATAACCTCCATGAAGTCACGGAGATCGAGTACGAGGCTGACGACACGCTCAGGATCGGGGATATTCAAACAAACCGGGACGCCGTGGACAACATCCGGCTCTGGGATCCCCGGTTGCTGATCCAGACCTACAAGCAGCTCCAGGAAATCCGCACGTACTACGAATTTTTCTCCGTAGACAACGACCGGTACGAATACGGCGGCGATGTAAAGCAGGTCATGGTGTCGGCCCGCGAGATATCGACGGAGCTGCCGGGGCAGGCGAACAACTGGGTGAATCGCCGCCTGCAGTTCACGCACGGGTACGGCGTGGCTCTGAGCCCCGTTACGGAAATGAACAGCCAGGGCGAGCCGATCCTGGTCGTCAAGGATTTGCCGCCGGATTACGGGTACGAGGAGTTGACCGTCGAAAATCCGGCCATTTATTACGGAGAGGAAGAAACCGGCGGCTACTACATCGTCAATACGGGAATTCAGGAACTGCATTACCCCAGCGGCGACGAGAACGTATACAATTCGTACGAAGGACAGGGCGGGCTGCCCATTCGCACCCTGTTCCATCGCCTGTTGTATGCCTGGGAACTCAGCGATATAAACATTCTTCTTTCGGACTACATTCATTCCGGGAGCAGATTGCAGATCTGGCGAAGCGTACAGGAGCGCATCGAGCGGATTACGCCGTTTCTGGAACTGGACCGCGACCCGTATCTCGTCCTCGGTAGCGGGCGGCTGTACTGGGTGCAGGACGCCTACACGACCTCGCGGAATTTCCCGTATTCCCAACCGTTCCGAAATTTCAATTATATCCGGAATTCGGTAAAGATTATGGTGGACGCCTTCGAGGGCACGGTCGATTACTATATCGTGGACGACCAGGACCCCGTATTGCAGGTGTACCGGTCCATTTTTCCGAATCTGTTCAAGGCGCGCGAAGATATTCCTCCGGAACTCGAGCGCCATTTCCGCTATCCGCAGGACCTTTTCGAAATACAGCTCGAACGGTTCAATCGCTATCACATGACGAACCCGCAGGTGTTCTACAACAACGAAGACCTGTGGACGCGGCCGTTCGAGAAGTACGGGGGCCAGCAGCTCATCATGGAGCCGTACTATGTGCTGGCCCGGCTTCCCGCGGAGCCGGACGACGCGGCGGAAGGCGCCCGCGGCGTGCTGGAGTTCATGCTGATCAGCCCGCTCACGCCCGAAAACAGGGACAATATGATCTCATGGATGGCGGCGAAGTCCGATCCGGAAGAGTATGGGCGTCTGGTCGTGTACAAGCTGCCTAAACAGCGCCTTATCTACGGACCGGCTCAGATCGAGGCCCGTATCGACCAGGACCCGGAAATCTCCCAGCAACTGGCGTTGTGGGATCAGCGCGGCTCGCGGGTGATCCGGGGCAATCTCATGGTTATTCCCATCGAGAATTCGTTCCTGTACGTCGAGCCGGTGTTTCTGCTGGCCGAAGGCGTGGACATTCCGCAGTTGCAGCGGGTCATCGTGGCGTTCGGGGACGATATCGCCATGGAGCCGACCCTGGACGAGTCGCTGGCCGAGATATTTGGGGAGGGGGCTGCTCCTGCGGCGGTTGCGCCGGAAGAGGTTGCGCCGGATTCCGAAGGGGCTGTGGAAGCCGCTCCGGTGGTGGTGTCGGCGGACGATCTGGAGCGTGTGCGCGCGCTGTGGAGCCAATTGCGTGAAGCGTTCGAATCCGGCGACTGGGCGCAGTACGGCGAGGTGATGGAGGAACTGGACCGGGCGATTACGGAATAG